In one window of Miscanthus floridulus cultivar M001 chromosome 12, ASM1932011v1, whole genome shotgun sequence DNA:
- the LOC136498170 gene encoding CEN-like protein 1, translated as MSRVLEPLVVGKVIGEVIDNFNPTVKMTVTYGSNKQVFNGHEFFPSAVLSKPRVEVQGDDMRSFFTLVMTDPDVPGPSDPYLREHLHWIVTDIPGTTDASFGRELAIYESPKPYIGIHRFVFVLFKQKSRQSVRPPSSRDYFSTRHFAADNDLGLPVAAVYFNAQRETAARRR; from the exons ATGTCTAGGGTGTTGGAGCCTCTAGTCGTCGGCAAGGTGATCGGGGAAGTCATCGACAACTTCAACCCCACGGTGAAGATGACGGTTACCTACGGCTCCAACAAGCAGGTGTTCAACGGCCATGAGTTCTTTCCGTCCGCGGTTCTGTCCAAGCCGCGCGTGGAGGTTCAGGGCGACGACATGAGGTCCTTCTTCACACTG GTCATGACTGACCCAGATGTGCCAGGGCCTAGTGATCCATACCTGAGAGAGCATCTCCATTG GATCGTCACCGACATTCCTGGAACAACTGATGCTTCTTTTG GAAGGGAGTTGGCGATATACGAGAGCCCCAAACCCTACATCGGCATCCACAGGTTCGTCTTCGTGCTGTTCAAGCAGAAGAGCCGCCAGTCGGTGCGCCCGCCCTCGTCCAGGGACTACTTCAGCACACGCCACTTTGCCGCCGACAATGATCTCGGCCTCCCAGTCGCCGCCGTCTACTTCAACGCCCAGCGGGAGAccgccgcgcgccgccgctgA